A single Planktothrix serta PCC 8927 DNA region contains:
- a CDS encoding metallophosphoesterase family protein produces MQFVFDPPIATKINKMKQRVRWQDPLITAHNIDQTCLVIDDGHNNDPEFSFLVIGDSGTGYKPSPSPQRKVAELLLENQDNCRFIVHTGDVVYLVGSSEYYPDNFIHPYREFLVGGETPKQIRYDQMVFNLPFLPVLGNHDYYDLPWFYSLLAQLSWLPRHLVLSQLDFDIGWHGSFQGKAYAQAFLDYLETVNPLQLQQHLEQHYTAKTNTGNCLRYQPGIFTRLPNRYYTFRYGGIDFFALDSNTFNAPEPLPKNPQGEDLRSQLNQQLNAIETEKQKLIQELDALQQQEGKNSLIVHDQREKIEQLEEQQMDIRKQLNAPANITIDFEQLDWLKQRLIESWHTSEVRGRVLYFHHPPYVTEATKWDQAQTIAVRNNLRYVLNEVYNTIGNLVENRPVVDLVLNGHAHCLEHLYTGNTGFADSYIHWLICGGSGYSLRRQRPEGNQLIEFFETDTGVKSRSIAESLLFVGRTGQGREKRRPYSGLRIDVLAGKLPKFRIKPLITERFKGQWNTRNQKDFIL; encoded by the coding sequence ATGCAGTTTGTATTTGATCCCCCAATTGCTACAAAAATCAATAAAATGAAGCAACGGGTTCGCTGGCAAGATCCGTTAATCACCGCTCACAATATTGATCAAACCTGTTTAGTGATTGATGATGGACATAACAATGATCCTGAATTTTCATTTTTAGTCATAGGAGATAGTGGCACAGGTTATAAACCTAGCCCTAGTCCTCAACGTAAAGTGGCAGAATTATTATTAGAAAATCAGGACAACTGCCGTTTTATTGTTCATACCGGAGATGTCGTTTATTTAGTGGGTTCGAGTGAATATTACCCGGATAATTTTATTCATCCCTATCGAGAATTTTTGGTGGGTGGTGAAACCCCTAAACAAATTCGCTATGATCAAATGGTCTTTAATTTACCTTTTTTACCTGTTTTAGGCAATCACGATTATTATGATTTACCTTGGTTTTATAGTTTATTAGCTCAGTTAAGTTGGTTGCCTCGTCATTTAGTTCTTTCTCAATTAGATTTTGATATTGGCTGGCATGGTTCTTTTCAAGGAAAAGCTTATGCTCAAGCTTTCTTAGATTATTTAGAAACGGTTAATCCTCTGCAATTACAACAACATTTAGAACAACATTATACCGCTAAAACTAATACAGGTAACTGTCTTCGCTATCAACCCGGAATATTTACTCGTCTCCCCAATCGTTACTACACCTTTCGCTATGGAGGAATTGATTTTTTTGCCTTGGATTCTAATACTTTTAATGCTCCTGAACCCTTACCTAAAAATCCCCAAGGTGAAGATTTGCGATCGCAATTGAATCAACAATTAAATGCCATTGAAACTGAAAAACAAAAATTGATTCAAGAATTAGATGCCCTTCAGCAGCAAGAAGGCAAAAATTCTTTAATCGTTCATGATCAACGGGAAAAAATAGAACAATTAGAAGAACAACAAATGGATATTCGGAAACAACTAAATGCACCTGCCAATATTACTATTGATTTTGAACAACTAGATTGGTTAAAACAACGTTTAATTGAGTCTTGGCATACTTCAGAAGTCAGAGGACGAGTGCTTTATTTTCACCATCCTCCCTATGTCACCGAAGCCACAAAATGGGATCAAGCTCAAACAATTGCTGTCCGCAATAACTTGCGTTATGTTTTAAATGAAGTGTATAATACTATTGGCAACCTTGTAGAAAATCGCCCGGTTGTGGATTTAGTTTTAAATGGTCATGCTCACTGTTTAGAACACTTATATACTGGAAATACAGGGTTTGCCGATTCCTATATTCATTGGTTAATTTGTGGAGGCAGTGGCTATAGTTTACGCCGACAACGCCCGGAAGGAAATCAATTAATAGAGTTTTTTGAGACGGATACAGGCGTAAAATCTCGCTCTATTGCTGAATCTTTATTATTTGTGGGTCGCACAGGTCAGGGTCGAGAAAAACGTCGCCCCTATTCGGGTTTACGGATTGATGTTTTAGCCGGAAAATTGCCTAAATTTAGGATAAAACCATTAATTACAGAACGATTTAAAGGTCAATGGAATACCAGAAATCAGAAAGATTTTATCCTTTAA
- a CDS encoding GAF domain-containing sensor histidine kinase has protein sequence MMVNRHQWEQLRECCQNDTAFAQLLEILDLKLLPSELEIPSFRNGGDLQDLGDNSEDILIEYDLNLRYKSLLTVIKRMNQCLDLETLLQTVTADLQNWLKVDRVALLKLDLEGENPTGRFIAESVLSEFKSLLNLEIYSQKLLGFNFNNERLKTIQISDIYYGGLNPLILQWMQDYQVRAYLGIPIYKNQQLWGLLWVQDCHQRRDWQPDEIEGITEIIKHLEIAIAQRELWKEISLQLEQQTTLTRVIHRIRETLNLDTIFKATATEVRQLLNADRVGVFYFSPDSEYREGEFISEDVVTGFDSAIAKKVQDHCFSEQFYHLYQQGEINAISDIYQANLQDCHLNILAQFQIKANLVVPLLKAQKLWGLLCIHQCSHPRHWQPQEIEFVRQIARNLEVALQQIDYVEKVQKQAKQLVQLTERQKSADQQKLLYTVIEKIRNSLDITTIFNTTVAEVREFLNVDRVVVYRFSSDWSGYFVAESVIEGWNSLFDTVPMIQDTYLQETLGGRYRDNQTHAVDDIYTAGHEDCHVQLLEQLQARSYIIVPILQAQSLWGLLAAYQNSYPRHWYEGEIKLLAQIGTQLGVALLQAELYAQTQKRAEELAQDLRQTQSQLVQSEKMSSLGQLVAGVAHEINNPVNFIYGNLGYVTDYTKDILDLVQLYQEQYPDSSPEIEEKKENIEFDFIQEDLPKILSSMKVGTDRIRQLVLSLRNFSRLDESEVKPVDIHEGIDSTLLILQHRLKSKPDRFTIEIIKKYGKLPRVECYAAQMNQVFMNIISNAIDELESLSKESSEAKYLAINIETQLIPATPQQPIERVRIVIQDNGKGIPDAVRKQVFDPFFTTKPVGKGTGLGLSISYQIVVEKHKGRIECQALPEEGTEFIVEIPVYQRG, from the coding sequence ATGATGGTAAATAGACATCAATGGGAACAGTTAAGAGAATGCTGTCAAAATGACACGGCATTTGCTCAATTATTGGAAATTTTAGACCTAAAACTTTTACCTTCTGAATTAGAAATACCTAGTTTTAGGAATGGGGGAGACTTACAAGACCTTGGGGACAATAGCGAGGATATTTTGATCGAATATGATCTTAATTTACGTTACAAATCTCTCTTAACAGTGATTAAGCGGATGAATCAGTGTTTGGATTTAGAAACTCTATTACAAACCGTCACAGCAGACCTTCAAAACTGGCTAAAAGTTGATCGAGTTGCTCTCCTAAAATTAGATTTAGAAGGGGAAAATCCCACCGGGAGATTTATTGCTGAAAGTGTTTTATCCGAGTTTAAATCTCTGTTAAATCTAGAAATTTATTCTCAGAAATTATTGGGTTTCAACTTCAATAATGAACGGCTTAAAACGATACAAATTTCAGATATTTATTATGGGGGATTGAATCCATTAATATTGCAATGGATGCAAGATTACCAAGTCAGAGCTTATTTAGGAATACCTATTTACAAAAACCAACAGTTATGGGGATTATTATGGGTGCAAGATTGTCACCAACGTCGAGACTGGCAACCCGATGAAATCGAAGGAATAACGGAGATTATTAAACATTTAGAAATAGCCATTGCTCAACGAGAATTATGGAAAGAAATTTCTCTACAATTAGAACAACAAACCACTCTAACACGGGTGATTCATCGAATTCGAGAAACGTTAAATTTAGACACTATTTTTAAAGCCACAGCGACAGAAGTTCGACAGCTTTTAAATGCTGATCGAGTAGGTGTTTTCTACTTTAGCCCAGATTCAGAATACAGAGAGGGGGAATTCATCTCAGAAGATGTGGTAACAGGATTTGATTCTGCTATAGCTAAAAAAGTTCAAGATCATTGTTTTTCTGAACAGTTTTATCATTTGTATCAGCAGGGTGAAATTAATGCAATTTCTGATATTTATCAAGCGAATTTACAAGACTGTCATCTGAATATTCTGGCTCAATTTCAAATTAAAGCTAACTTAGTTGTTCCTTTGTTAAAAGCTCAAAAGCTTTGGGGTTTACTCTGTATTCATCAATGTAGTCATCCTCGCCATTGGCAACCCCAAGAAATAGAATTTGTGCGTCAAATTGCTCGAAATTTAGAAGTCGCTTTACAACAGATTGATTATGTTGAGAAAGTCCAAAAACAGGCGAAACAACTGGTTCAGTTAACAGAACGACAAAAATCCGCCGACCAACAAAAATTATTATATACCGTCATCGAAAAAATTCGTAACTCTTTAGATATTACTACTATTTTTAATACCACTGTCGCCGAAGTTCGAGAGTTTTTGAATGTAGATCGAGTTGTTGTTTATCGTTTTAGTTCTGATTGGTCAGGTTATTTTGTAGCAGAATCTGTTATTGAAGGATGGAACTCGTTATTTGATACAGTTCCGATGATTCAAGATACCTATTTACAAGAAACATTAGGAGGACGTTATCGAGATAATCAAACCCATGCTGTTGATGATATTTATACCGCCGGACATGAGGATTGTCATGTTCAATTACTGGAACAATTACAGGCGAGATCTTATATTATTGTTCCGATTTTACAAGCACAATCCCTCTGGGGATTACTCGCCGCTTATCAAAATTCCTATCCCCGTCATTGGTACGAAGGAGAAATTAAATTATTAGCTCAAATTGGGACTCAACTCGGAGTAGCTTTACTTCAGGCTGAACTTTATGCTCAAACCCAAAAGAGAGCAGAAGAACTGGCTCAAGATTTACGACAAACCCAAAGTCAACTGGTTCAAAGTGAAAAGATGTCAAGTTTGGGGCAGTTAGTTGCAGGAGTTGCCCATGAAATTAATAATCCGGTTAACTTTATTTATGGAAACTTGGGTTATGTCACAGATTACACCAAAGATATATTAGATTTAGTCCAATTATATCAAGAACAATATCCTGATAGTTCACCCGAAATTGAAGAAAAAAAGGAGAACATTGAATTTGATTTTATTCAAGAAGATTTGCCTAAAATTTTATCTTCGATGAAAGTCGGCACTGACCGTATTCGTCAATTAGTTTTATCCTTAAGAAATTTCTCCCGTTTAGATGAATCTGAGGTAAAACCTGTTGATATTCATGAGGGTATTGATAGCACGCTATTAATTCTGCAACATCGCTTAAAATCTAAACCCGATCGGTTTACGATTGAAATTATTAAAAAATATGGGAAATTACCCAGGGTGGAGTGCTATGCAGCCCAAATGAATCAGGTATTTATGAATATTATTAGTAATGCAATTGATGAGTTAGAATCCTTATCTAAAGAATCTTCAGAAGCGAAATATTTAGCGATCAATATTGAAACACAATTAATTCCCGCCACCCCACAACAACCCATAGAACGGGTTAGAATTGTAATTCAGGATAATGGTAAGGGCATTCCTGATGCGGTGAGAAAACAGGTTTTTGATCCCTTTTTTACCACTAAACCTGTTGGTAAAGGGACAGGATTAGGATTATCCATTAGTTATCAAATAGTAGTAGAAAAACATAAAGGAAGAATTGAATGTCAGGCGTTACCCGAAGAAGGAACAGAATTTATCGTAGAAATTCCCGTTTATCAACGAGGATAA
- a CDS encoding GAF domain-containing sensor histidine kinase, translated as MNRLDNRQQLQSKLDQQVLLHRITNRIRQSLELPEILTATVAEIRSFLGTDRIMIYEFSPDESGEVVAESRNQDRLPSLLGLHFPVDDIPPHAREMYSSLGQRTIVNVDVARIGISTDLGEIGSPSSIDYRPLDPCHQAYLTAMGVQSSLVVPILLQALNSVNPEKPKLWGLLVSHHAEPKPISESNIQVVQLLVDQLALAIAQANLLSQTQQQAQQEATINAVASLLHERPTIELQAALEATITALQGVGGRLYLQAHSQSQTEVFTWGEQPNSPISMFSGILEEHPLWQHWLTQGYGITEHHSPVADQSLSPWVITDIYQEPQWRVLRPLFKSTSIRGLLVLPIQYRQQLLGVLTIFREEIDTETLWAGEFDPNVKQIMPRQSFEIWRESKQDQAQPWTESELTLAKALSYQFALAIQQYRLYQEVQTLNINLEQQIEDRTEKLKRSLEFAKTLERITHQIRRTLDLNTTLSCLVQEVRALLDTDRVVIYKLINEQAGEVAFEDRRTSIGSILGMQTPEDCFPEEMVNLYRQGRMRAISDVYNEDLALCHQEFLESLQVRANLIVPISQEFKLWGLLIAHECTDIRNWQTEELDILQQLADQAAIAIAQTELYEQSRRAAQNEQAKAEQLTQTLNELQKTQTQLIQTEKMLSLGRLVAGMAHEINNPINFIYGNLMYASEYSQYLLNLIQLYQQHYPYPNSEIINYTNTIELDFITTDLPKILESMQGGADRIRQLVLSLRNFARLDQADLKFVNLHEGIESTLLLLQHRLNINSDEPEILVKRQYGNLPRVECYASLLNQVFMNLLTNAIDALALKMQGSNQSFSSSEQTQPFLEIRTTLKDDITTLPKIVISIIDNGTGIPNALLPHIFDPFFTTKPVGQGTGLGLSISYQIIVEKHKGSLKCLSHWGLGTEFRIEIPLRQSSPDAIPSS; from the coding sequence ATGAATCGGTTGGACAATAGACAACAACTTCAATCCAAATTAGATCAACAGGTTTTACTGCATCGGATTACGAATCGAATTCGTCAATCCCTAGAATTACCTGAGATTTTAACCGCAACGGTTGCCGAAATTCGTTCATTTCTAGGAACGGATCGGATTATGATTTATGAATTTAGTCCCGATGAGAGTGGGGAAGTGGTGGCTGAATCTCGAAATCAAGATCGGCTTCCGTCCCTATTGGGATTACATTTTCCAGTGGACGATATTCCTCCCCATGCGCGGGAAATGTATTCTTCCCTAGGCCAACGGACGATTGTGAATGTCGATGTGGCCAGAATTGGCATCAGCACCGATTTAGGAGAAATTGGAAGCCCATCCAGTATTGATTATCGCCCCCTTGATCCTTGTCATCAAGCTTATTTAACCGCGATGGGGGTACAGTCCTCCCTGGTAGTTCCGATTTTACTCCAGGCTCTGAATTCTGTTAACCCCGAAAAACCCAAGCTTTGGGGGTTATTAGTTTCCCATCACGCCGAGCCTAAACCGATTTCTGAATCTAATATCCAAGTTGTTCAACTGTTAGTAGATCAACTAGCACTTGCGATCGCCCAAGCTAATTTACTCAGCCAAACGCAACAACAGGCCCAACAGGAAGCGACGATTAACGCCGTTGCGTCTCTCCTCCATGAACGCCCCACCATTGAACTCCAAGCAGCATTAGAAGCCACAATCACAGCCCTACAAGGGGTGGGAGGACGGTTATATCTTCAAGCTCATTCCCAAAGTCAAACGGAAGTTTTCACCTGGGGTGAACAGCCGAATTCTCCGATTAGTATGTTTTCGGGTATTTTAGAAGAACATCCCCTCTGGCAACATTGGTTAACTCAGGGCTATGGAATCACTGAACATCATTCCCCAGTAGCCGATCAATCTTTATCCCCTTGGGTGATTACGGATATTTATCAAGAACCTCAATGGCGAGTCTTGAGACCCCTATTTAAGTCTACGTCGATTCGAGGATTATTAGTTTTACCGATTCAATATCGTCAACAATTGTTAGGTGTTCTAACAATTTTTCGGGAAGAAATTGATACAGAAACCCTATGGGCGGGAGAATTTGATCCCAATGTCAAACAAATCATGCCTCGACAGTCCTTTGAAATTTGGCGAGAATCTAAACAGGATCAAGCTCAACCTTGGACAGAATCGGAATTAACCTTAGCCAAAGCTTTAAGCTATCAATTTGCTCTGGCGATTCAACAATATCGATTGTATCAAGAAGTTCAGACTTTAAATATTAATTTAGAGCAACAAATTGAAGACCGAACGGAGAAACTAAAACGGTCATTAGAGTTTGCTAAAACCTTAGAAAGAATTACTCATCAAATTCGTCGAACTCTGGATTTAAACACCACTTTATCTTGTTTGGTTCAAGAAGTTAGAGCCTTATTAGATACCGATCGGGTTGTCATTTATAAACTCATCAATGAACAAGCTGGAGAAGTCGCCTTTGAAGATCGGCGGACATCAATTGGCTCAATATTGGGGATGCAAACACCGGAAGATTGTTTTCCAGAGGAGATGGTAAATCTTTATCGACAAGGACGAATGCGAGCGATTTCTGATGTTTATAATGAAGATTTAGCCCTTTGTCATCAAGAATTTTTAGAAAGTTTGCAGGTCAGGGCAAATTTAATTGTTCCGATTAGTCAAGAGTTTAAACTCTGGGGATTATTAATTGCCCATGAATGTACCGATATCAGAAATTGGCAGACTGAGGAATTAGATATTTTACAACAATTAGCCGATCAGGCTGCGATCGCTATTGCTCAAACCGAATTGTATGAACAAAGCCGCCGAGCCGCCCAAAATGAACAGGCGAAAGCGGAACAACTCACCCAAACTTTGAATGAGTTACAAAAGACCCAAACTCAACTGATTCAAACCGAAAAAATGTTAAGTTTGGGGCGGTTAGTGGCGGGAATGGCGCATGAAATTAATAATCCGATTAACTTTATTTATGGCAACTTAATGTATGCCAGTGAATATAGCCAATATTTATTAAATCTGATTCAACTTTATCAACAGCATTATCCCTATCCTAACTCGGAAATTATTAACTATACGAACACAATCGAGTTAGATTTTATTACTACAGATCTGCCTAAAATTTTGGAGTCTATGCAAGGAGGAGCCGATCGCATTCGTCAATTAGTGCTTTCCTTACGCAACTTTGCCCGACTCGATCAAGCCGATTTAAAATTTGTGAATCTTCATGAAGGAATTGAAAGTACATTATTGCTGTTGCAACATCGACTTAATATTAACTCCGACGAGCCAGAAATTCTAGTGAAGCGACAGTATGGCAATCTTCCTCGCGTAGAATGTTATGCCAGCTTACTCAATCAAGTATTTATGAATCTTCTCACCAATGCCATTGATGCGTTAGCATTAAAAATGCAAGGATCTAATCAGTCCTTTTCTTCCTCGGAACAGACACAACCGTTTTTAGAGATCCGTACAACCCTAAAAGATGATATTACGACTTTACCCAAAATTGTGATCTCGATCATTGACAATGGCACTGGTATTCCCAATGCACTACTTCCCCATATTTTTGATCCGTTTTTTACCACAAAACCAGTAGGTCAAGGCACGGGGTTAGGGTTATCAATCAGTTATCAAATTATCGTGGAGAAACATAAAGGATCGCTAAAATGTCTATCTCATTGGGGACTTGGAACAGAATTTAGAATTGAAATCCCTCTGCGACAATCTTCACCCGATGCGATTCCGAGTTCCTAA
- a CDS encoding ankyrin repeat domain-containing protein, translating into MTELIKAIQAGEIDKIKACFNQNPDLNAQDEQGNTALITAINLGQKQIVQLLLETGANVNSPDNDGWTPLMEASASGNLEIVQLLLDSGAEINAKTNFDLTVLMAAAGSGHKPIVELLLNRGADLTAKDQNSWTALIWAASEKHTEVVEFIKQFRNQD; encoded by the coding sequence ATGACTGAGTTAATTAAGGCAATTCAAGCGGGAGAAATCGATAAAATTAAAGCCTGTTTCAATCAAAACCCTGATCTTAATGCTCAAGATGAACAGGGAAATACGGCATTAATTACCGCCATTAATTTAGGACAAAAACAGATAGTACAACTGTTATTAGAAACTGGGGCAAATGTCAACAGTCCCGATAATGATGGTTGGACTCCCTTAATGGAAGCCTCGGCTAGTGGCAACTTAGAAATCGTGCAGTTATTATTAGATTCGGGTGCAGAAATTAACGCTAAAACCAATTTTGATTTAACGGTATTAATGGCAGCCGCAGGAAGTGGACATAAACCGATTGTAGAATTATTATTAAATCGAGGAGCAGATTTAACAGCCAAAGATCAGAATAGTTGGACAGCGTTAATTTGGGCAGCTTCCGAGAAACATACAGAGGTTGTGGAATTCATTAAACAATTTCGCAATCAGGATTAA
- a CDS encoding protein adenylyltransferase SelO, translating to MSNPFLHLDYEPAFEALGGDYSDIVTATEFPIHLLRFRNHGVLTQLGLNPETVTDDHFIEAFGKFETVRPLLAMRYHGYQFGEYNPNLGDGRGFLYGQMRGIDGELYDFATKGSGRTPYSRNADGRLTLKGGIREVLAAEMLHRMKVKTSRCLSLIETGEQLWRGDEPSPTRSSVMVRFSRSHIRFGTFERLHYLKRKDLIEILLDHVINYYYNDLKQEGDRYALFYAELVKRVAELTAQWMASGFCHGVLNTDNMSITGESFDYGPYAFMPHYSLRFTAAYFDYGGLYCYGNQPFVCEGNLELLQKPLSLVMPLEELQAGLAPFQQYYREFYRQRMINRLGFAQLPTPEAEELLQITIDLLKDNLISYPDFFIQLREQFCYQWQDQPQNILKDAEPMKHLDSWRQKYYHHLQMFSYPELDEIKHRLKHYNPQVMIVRPEIEAIWEPITVEDNWQPFYQFLEKIQAE from the coding sequence ATGTCTAATCCGTTCCTGCACCTCGACTATGAACCCGCATTTGAGGCGTTAGGCGGTGACTATTCAGATATTGTGACGGCGACGGAGTTCCCGATCCATTTACTGCGGTTCCGCAATCACGGAGTATTAACTCAGTTAGGGCTGAACCCCGAAACCGTTACCGACGACCATTTTATCGAAGCCTTTGGCAAATTTGAAACCGTGCGGCCATTATTGGCGATGCGCTATCACGGCTATCAATTTGGAGAATATAACCCCAATTTGGGAGATGGCCGGGGATTTTTATATGGTCAAATGCGGGGAATTGATGGGGAACTCTATGATTTTGCCACCAAAGGATCGGGAAGAACTCCCTATTCCAGAAATGCCGATGGCCGACTTACATTAAAAGGGGGCATACGCGAAGTATTAGCCGCCGAAATGTTGCATCGGATGAAAGTAAAAACCTCTCGATGTTTAAGCTTAATTGAAACCGGAGAACAACTGTGGCGAGGAGATGAACCTTCCCCCACCCGTTCTTCTGTGATGGTACGGTTTAGTCGCTCTCATATTCGCTTCGGAACCTTTGAACGGTTGCACTATTTAAAACGCAAAGATTTAATCGAAATCTTATTAGATCATGTGATTAATTATTATTATAATGATTTAAAACAAGAAGGCGATCGCTATGCTTTATTTTATGCAGAATTAGTAAAGAGAGTTGCAGAATTAACCGCACAATGGATGGCTTCAGGGTTTTGTCATGGGGTCTTAAATACCGATAATATGTCAATTACCGGGGAAAGTTTCGATTATGGCCCCTACGCTTTTATGCCTCATTATAGCCTCCGATTTACCGCCGCCTATTTTGATTATGGGGGATTATATTGTTATGGAAATCAACCCTTTGTTTGTGAGGGAAATTTAGAGTTATTACAAAAACCATTATCCTTAGTAATGCCATTAGAAGAACTCCAAGCCGGGTTAGCGCCCTTTCAACAATATTATCGAGAATTTTATCGTCAACGGATGATTAATCGTTTGGGATTTGCTCAACTTCCCACCCCAGAAGCAGAGGAATTATTGCAAATTACGATTGATTTACTCAAGGATAATCTAATCAGCTATCCTGACTTTTTTATTCAACTGCGAGAACAGTTTTGTTATCAGTGGCAAGACCAACCCCAGAATATTTTAAAGGATGCTGAACCGATGAAACATTTAGACAGTTGGAGACAAAAATATTATCATCATTTGCAAATGTTTTCCTATCCTGAACTGGATGAAATTAAACACCGATTAAAACACTATAATCCTCAAGTTATGATAGTTCGTCCTGAAATTGAGGCAATATGGGAGCCGATTACCGTTGAGGATAATTGGCAACCCTTTTATCAATTCTTAGAAAAAATTCAAGCAGAATAG
- a CDS encoding tocopherol cyclase family protein yields the protein MFNFNRQFNSLQTPHSGYHWDGSDRRFFEGWYYRVTIPEEKQTFAFMYSIEDPMGNQPQSGGGAQILGPDDQYLCRTFPDVKKFWATSDKLGLGHWGKTDLTASPGYLEPAIFERYIQQGYQGTATFHQGKLSDPGTNQYCNWQYNIQPIYGWGNPEKPQQSTAGWLSSLQIFEPGWQILMAHGLATGWIDWNGKMYQFENAPAYSEKNWGGSFPKQWFWVNCNSFDGEPDLALTAGGGIRDVLWWSESVALIGIHYQGKFYEFVPWNSEVNWQIEPWGNWQMSAKNQEYEVCLTATTEHPGTRLRAPTQDGLIFRCRDTMHGKIHLQLTAKNRIILEATSSLCGVEVGGKIWRETWKQ from the coding sequence ATGTTTAATTTTAATCGCCAATTTAACAGTTTACAAACGCCCCATAGTGGCTATCATTGGGATGGAAGCGATCGCCGTTTTTTTGAAGGCTGGTACTATCGAGTCACAATACCTGAAGAAAAACAGACCTTTGCCTTTATGTATTCTATCGAAGATCCGATGGGAAATCAACCCCAAAGTGGAGGCGGGGCGCAAATTTTAGGGCCAGATGATCAATATTTATGCCGAACTTTTCCCGATGTCAAAAAATTCTGGGCAACTTCTGATAAACTGGGATTAGGACATTGGGGAAAAACCGATTTAACCGCCTCCCCTGGATATTTAGAACCCGCTATTTTTGAGCGTTATATTCAACAAGGCTATCAAGGAACAGCCACCTTCCATCAAGGAAAATTATCAGATCCAGGTACAAATCAATATTGCAATTGGCAATATAATATTCAACCGATTTATGGATGGGGAAATCCTGAAAAACCGCAACAATCAACCGCCGGATGGTTATCATCTTTACAAATATTTGAACCGGGATGGCAAATTTTAATGGCTCATGGTTTAGCCACAGGTTGGATTGATTGGAATGGAAAAATGTATCAGTTTGAAAATGCTCCCGCCTATAGTGAAAAAAATTGGGGAGGCAGTTTTCCGAAACAATGGTTTTGGGTGAATTGTAATAGTTTTGATGGCGAACCTGATTTAGCCTTAACCGCCGGAGGAGGCATTCGAGATGTGTTATGGTGGTCAGAATCCGTTGCCTTAATTGGCATTCATTATCAAGGTAAATTCTATGAATTTGTCCCTTGGAATTCTGAAGTCAATTGGCAAATCGAACCTTGGGGAAACTGGCAAATGAGTGCCAAAAATCAAGAATATGAAGTTTGTTTAACCGCCACAACAGAACACCCCGGAACTCGATTAAGAGCACCGACCCAAGACGGCTTAATCTTTCGCTGTCGAGACACCATGCACGGAAAAATTCACTTGCAATTAACAGCCAAAAATCGTATTATTTTAGAAGCAACCAGTTCCCTTTGTGGAGTGGAAGTCGGAGGGAAAATCTGGAGAGAAACCTGGAAACAATAA